In the Peptoclostridium acidaminophilum DSM 3953 genome, one interval contains:
- a CDS encoding YczE/YyaS/YitT family protein, with protein MKKERLNVVDILKRMPSLFFGFLLFAVGILATLYSDLGMSPWDVFHMGIVKHSKFTLGQVSQLAGVAIIVITYFLGVVPGIGSVLNMFFIGLFIDLIQQLGIFVTPETIIPKVALLVFGILVMGWASFFYLRVGLGAGPRDGMMEMLVKKTGKPVWLIRNSIEMAVLVIGAVLGGPVGIGTIITVFGIGFSVQLAFAIGGYSSKEIEHINLIDVLGIRSWS; from the coding sequence ATGAAAAAAGAACGCTTGAATGTTGTAGATATTTTAAAGAGGATGCCATCTCTTTTCTTTGGATTTTTGCTTTTCGCAGTAGGAATACTGGCGACGCTCTATTCGGATCTTGGAATGAGTCCTTGGGATGTATTTCATATGGGGATAGTTAAGCACTCGAAATTTACGCTTGGTCAGGTCTCTCAGCTGGCAGGAGTGGCGATAATAGTGATTACCTACTTTTTAGGAGTGGTCCCGGGGATAGGAAGCGTTTTAAACATGTTTTTCATTGGCCTGTTCATAGACTTGATTCAGCAGCTCGGGATATTCGTCACTCCAGAAACCATAATACCCAAGGTTGCTCTGCTCGTATTCGGGATACTAGTCATGGGCTGGGCTTCGTTTTTTTACCTTAGAGTAGGCCTTGGGGCAGGGCCAAGGGATGGCATGATGGAGATGCTTGTCAAAAAGACAGGAAAGCCAGTTTGGCTTATAAGAAACTCAATAGAGATGGCCGTCCTTGTAATAGGCGCCGTCCTGGGAGGGCCTGTTGGAATAGGTACAATAATAACGGTTTTTGGAATAGGATTTTCGGTGCAGCTGGCTTTTGCAATTGGAGGTTACAGCTCGAAGGAAATAGAGCACATAAATTTAATCGATGTGCTTGGGATAAGAAGCTGGTCCTGA
- a CDS encoding AAA family ATPase — MRPIRLVMSAFGPYAGEETLDFRNLKDNNIFLITGPTGAGKTTIFDAISYALFGEASGSSRDKSDLRSDFAQADTPTYVELEFELRGKSFQIKRYPQQEKKKSRGEGYTMKEASAELVLPDGSVVTRINSVDEKIGEILGISRNQFRQVVMLPQGEFRKLIESESREREEIFRKIFGTQAFETIQKILQENRKQLRMAISDAKSKLETNVRRIDPEGDEALAVLIESGELNVGEILTRSRMLIKSDEELQAALSKRLEQSRLNQEKLQKTMIEAVEVNKKLRERDSAGEKLAGLESRKKEYEGKAYRLAMGRKALEISIVDESVKEKFFLLDSKKAEYIQLAKRLEFCEKELKISQETLILEEGRAHERKATAEDITRLGGFVQKVKEYEEKQKAIKLIKDALSGKQKELESLKSELEINKASQKKQTEELRLSNEAQIQKEKFEKQLHEKELLLSRLRTFYGTLDKLAAEQIRHLILEKEYEAFEKTFLAAKASYEKIEDMFRKGQAGLLARSLEEGSPCPVCGSKNHPLPALLIEGMPTEEVLRRAQEAYENVKLERDKRLQDMAALNGSIKSIRDSVSEQKESLKPELGEELTVIQDDALQEYLEKQGKELRYKFDELKKSHEGLERLAKSKEAIEESIKRLGVSIEEKEKMHGKLEEDKNELQMRRKGEEGVLESIENEIPPQLRSLDRLSEKNKALEEKLRAMEKDLDKARESHSKAQLDKAKIEKEKEAAAKASAESEKEIEALKARMEEMLLAAGFKDYSHYEAQKMSKQDIEETDGEINKYYQELKSAADRLEKAQVEAEGLLKISIEGTEEELAGVKQLCDELDAIIKKVYARQDGNLKALSEMERIVCEIERQEEHFSVAGELASIANGDNPERLTFERYVLAAYFDEIIKAANARLAKMAQGRFLLMRKDERGKGRKQEGLELEVFDNYTGKARHVKSLSGGEGFKASLSLALGMADIVQSYTGGVSLDTIFIDEGFGSLDPESLDSAVECLVDLQESGRLVGIISHVPELKESINARLEITASKNGSKASFAM, encoded by the coding sequence ATGAGACCGATAAGACTGGTGATGAGCGCTTTTGGCCCCTATGCAGGGGAGGAGACTCTTGATTTTAGAAACTTAAAGGACAACAACATATTTCTTATAACAGGCCCAACTGGAGCAGGGAAGACAACAATATTCGACGCCATAAGCTATGCACTGTTTGGAGAAGCTTCCGGAAGCAGCAGGGACAAGAGCGATTTGAGAAGCGACTTTGCGCAGGCGGACACTCCCACATACGTGGAGCTTGAATTTGAGCTCAGGGGAAAAAGCTTCCAAATCAAGAGATACCCGCAGCAGGAAAAGAAAAAATCAAGGGGAGAAGGCTATACGATGAAGGAAGCAAGCGCTGAGCTTGTATTGCCTGATGGTTCGGTAGTTACCAGGATAAACAGTGTTGACGAAAAGATAGGCGAGATACTCGGCATAAGCAGAAATCAGTTCAGACAGGTAGTAATGCTGCCGCAAGGGGAGTTTAGGAAGCTCATAGAGTCTGAAAGCAGGGAACGTGAAGAGATATTCAGAAAGATATTTGGAACCCAGGCCTTTGAAACAATACAAAAAATACTGCAGGAAAACAGAAAACAGCTTCGTATGGCAATAAGCGATGCTAAATCAAAGCTGGAAACAAATGTGAGGCGTATAGACCCTGAGGGAGATGAGGCACTTGCGGTTCTTATTGAGTCGGGAGAACTAAATGTGGGCGAAATTTTGACTAGAAGCAGAATGCTTATAAAGAGCGATGAAGAGCTTCAGGCAGCACTTTCAAAAAGGCTTGAACAAAGCAGACTTAACCAGGAAAAGCTTCAAAAGACAATGATAGAGGCAGTAGAAGTCAACAAGAAACTACGTGAAAGGGATTCTGCCGGAGAGAAACTTGCCGGCTTGGAGTCTCGTAAAAAAGAATATGAAGGCAAAGCATACAGGCTTGCCATGGGAAGAAAGGCGCTTGAGATTTCAATAGTGGATGAGTCGGTAAAAGAAAAATTTTTTTTACTGGATTCTAAAAAAGCTGAATATATACAGCTTGCCAAAAGGCTGGAGTTTTGTGAAAAAGAACTAAAAATCAGCCAGGAAACGCTAATATTAGAAGAGGGAAGGGCGCATGAAAGAAAAGCGACTGCCGAAGATATTACGCGGCTTGGCGGTTTTGTTCAGAAAGTGAAGGAATACGAGGAAAAGCAAAAAGCCATCAAGCTCATCAAGGATGCCCTATCGGGTAAGCAAAAAGAACTGGAAAGCTTAAAGAGTGAGCTGGAGATAAATAAAGCTAGTCAAAAGAAGCAAACAGAAGAGCTTAGGCTTTCAAACGAAGCGCAAATACAAAAGGAAAAATTCGAGAAGCAATTGCATGAGAAAGAGTTGCTCCTCTCAAGGCTCAGGACGTTTTATGGCACGTTAGACAAGCTCGCAGCAGAGCAGATTAGACATCTGATTCTAGAAAAAGAGTATGAAGCTTTTGAAAAGACGTTTTTAGCCGCAAAAGCGTCATATGAAAAAATTGAGGACATGTTCAGGAAGGGTCAGGCAGGACTCCTTGCAAGGAGTCTGGAGGAAGGCAGCCCATGCCCGGTTTGCGGCTCAAAAAATCATCCGTTGCCAGCCCTATTAATAGAGGGCATGCCGACTGAAGAGGTTCTGAGGCGGGCGCAGGAAGCATATGAAAATGTTAAGCTTGAAAGGGACAAAAGGCTGCAGGACATGGCGGCATTAAACGGCAGCATCAAGAGCATCAGGGATTCTGTTTCAGAACAAAAAGAGAGCCTCAAGCCGGAGTTGGGCGAAGAACTCACGGTAATTCAAGACGATGCGCTTCAAGAATACCTGGAAAAGCAGGGAAAAGAGCTAAGGTACAAGTTTGATGAACTTAAAAAGAGCCATGAAGGCCTTGAAAGGCTGGCAAAAAGCAAGGAAGCCATAGAAGAGTCCATCAAAAGGCTGGGAGTCAGTATAGAAGAAAAAGAAAAAATGCACGGAAAGCTTGAAGAGGATAAAAATGAACTGCAAATGAGGAGAAAGGGCGAGGAGGGCGTGCTTGAATCAATAGAAAATGAAATACCTCCGCAACTACGCTCCCTGGACAGGCTATCTGAAAAAAACAAGGCACTGGAAGAAAAACTTCGTGCGATGGAAAAGGACCTGGATAAGGCGCGCGAGAGCCACAGCAAAGCACAACTAGACAAGGCAAAAATCGAGAAGGAGAAGGAGGCCGCAGCAAAAGCATCAGCCGAGTCAGAAAAGGAGATAGAGGCATTGAAAGCTCGGATGGAGGAAATGCTTTTAGCGGCAGGCTTTAAGGACTACAGCCATTATGAAGCTCAGAAAATGAGCAAGCAGGATATCGAAGAAACAGACGGAGAGATTAATAAATACTATCAGGAGCTAAAGTCAGCAGCAGACAGGCTTGAAAAAGCACAGGTTGAAGCTGAGGGGCTCCTTAAAATATCAATAGAAGGCACTGAGGAAGAGCTCGCAGGCGTGAAGCAGCTGTGCGATGAGCTTGATGCTATAATAAAGAAGGTATATGCGAGGCAAGACGGTAATTTGAAAGCACTGAGTGAAATGGAACGAATAGTCTGCGAAATTGAGCGCCAAGAGGAGCACTTTAGCGTTGCAGGCGAGCTGGCAAGCATAGCAAACGGTGATAACCCAGAAAGGCTGACATTTGAAAGGTACGTGCTTGCAGCATACTTTGACGAGATAATAAAGGCGGCCAATGCAAGACTAGCTAAGATGGCACAGGGCAGGTTCCTGCTAATGAGAAAGGACGAGAGGGGCAAGGGCAGAAAGCAGGAAGGGCTTGAGCTTGAAGTGTTCGACAATTACACAGGCAAGGCAAGACACGTAAAAAGTCTTTCCGGTGGAGAAGGGTTCAAGGCGTCTCTTTCTCTTGCGCTTGGAATGGCTGACATCGTACAGTCATACACCGGCGGTGTAAGCCTTGATACGATCTTTATAGACGAGGGCTTTGGTTCCCTCGATCCGGAATCGCTTGACAGCGCTGTAGAATGCCTCGTTGACCTTCAGGAATCGGGAAGGCTTGTGGGCATAATATCTCACGTGCCAGAGCTAAAGGAGAGCATAAATGCAAGGCTCGAGATAACGGCATCGAAAAACGGAAGCAAAGCAAGTTTCGCCATGTGA
- the mnmA gene encoding tRNA 2-thiouridine(34) synthase MnmA, with the protein MVNATKTVAVGMSGGVDSSAAAYILKNRGYNVIGITMLLGKESESERSAEDAKRIAEMLSMPHHVVDFSRIFEEKIKGEFISEYLGGRTPNPCVTCNRIIKYGKFMDVARSLGADFVATGHYARVVYDSENSIYRILRGKADRKDQSYVLYSLSQKQLSSMILPLGEYESKEDIRKIANMFDLDVSEKKDSTGICFIPDGNHKKYITEIIGSAVGSGAIRDSEGKLLGRHSGIFNYTIGQKRGLEVKLQKSLTVISIDAQKNEIILGDDALAYSKGLIASNWSFTSGRASFKELHVHAKICQWGYFIESKVTKTDDDKLCVMFEKNERAVTPGQSVVFYNGDEVIGGGIIERDIR; encoded by the coding sequence ATGGTAAACGCTACAAAAACTGTCGCAGTCGGCATGAGCGGAGGGGTCGACAGCTCTGCGGCTGCATATATACTTAAAAACAGGGGTTACAATGTAATAGGAATAACAATGCTTCTTGGCAAGGAAAGCGAATCGGAGCGTTCGGCAGAAGACGCAAAACGCATTGCTGAGATGCTTTCAATGCCGCATCATGTTGTGGATTTCAGCCGGATATTCGAGGAGAAAATAAAGGGAGAGTTCATAAGCGAATATTTAGGAGGCAGAACTCCGAACCCGTGCGTGACCTGCAACAGGATTATTAAATATGGTAAATTCATGGATGTGGCCAGATCTTTAGGGGCGGATTTTGTGGCCACAGGCCACTATGCTAGGGTTGTATATGACAGTGAAAACTCAATTTACAGGATATTAAGGGGAAAGGCAGACAGGAAAGACCAGTCATATGTCCTCTATTCGCTAAGCCAGAAGCAACTGAGCAGTATGATTCTGCCTTTGGGTGAATATGAATCCAAGGAAGACATACGAAAAATAGCCAACATGTTTGACCTGGATGTTTCAGAGAAAAAAGACAGCACCGGGATATGCTTCATACCCGATGGAAATCATAAAAAATACATCACAGAGATTATTGGAAGCGCAGTTGGAAGCGGTGCAATAAGGGATTCAGAGGGAAAGCTTCTGGGCAGGCACAGCGGCATATTCAATTATACAATCGGCCAAAAAAGAGGGCTGGAGGTAAAGTTGCAAAAGTCTTTGACTGTAATTTCAATAGATGCTCAAAAAAATGAGATTATTTTGGGCGATGATGCGCTTGCATATTCAAAAGGACTTATAGCGAGCAACTGGAGCTTCACATCCGGCCGAGCAAGCTTCAAGGAGCTGCATGTTCATGCAAAAATATGCCAATGGGGTTATTTCATAGAATCCAAGGTAACAAAAACAGATGACGACAAGCTGTGCGTAATGTTTGAAAAGAACGAGCGTGCAGTGACTCCCGGACAGTCAGTAGTTTTTTACAACGGAGACGAGGTCATAGGCGGAGGCATAATAGAAAGAGACATCAGATAG
- a CDS encoding TetR/AcrR family transcriptional regulator, with protein sequence MNMKYCDYQHLDTKDRILKATLHIISHYGYENVTIRKVAKYANVNIALVNYHFGSKDNLLNEAMKQITLKLETAFNHLECSDSAAEERLKKFFDEYTSIIIAHPSIIKNFVFQTVKKSSIFIHYEEYFKHSGLRLLVDSLSEINPKIDKPRAKKLLFQAMAAISAPVLIAGKMHSIIDVDFLDPFQRADYLELVFDSLMGYIKGV encoded by the coding sequence ATGAATATGAAATATTGTGATTATCAGCATCTTGACACCAAAGATCGGATATTAAAAGCAACCCTCCACATAATATCTCATTATGGCTACGAAAACGTAACCATCAGAAAAGTAGCCAAATATGCCAATGTCAATATAGCTCTTGTAAACTACCATTTTGGTTCAAAGGACAATTTATTAAATGAAGCTATGAAACAAATCACGCTAAAGCTTGAAACAGCTTTTAATCATTTGGAATGCAGCGACTCTGCAGCTGAAGAGCGACTAAAGAAATTTTTCGATGAATACACGTCAATAATAATAGCGCATCCTTCCATAATCAAAAATTTCGTATTCCAGACAGTCAAAAAATCCTCTATTTTCATACACTACGAAGAATATTTCAAGCATTCAGGCCTTAGGCTTCTTGTAGATTCACTTTCAGAAATCAATCCAAAAATAGACAAGCCGCGTGCAAAAAAACTTTTATTTCAGGCAATGGCAGCAATTTCTGCTCCCGTTTTGATAGCCGGTAAAATGCATTCCATAATTGATGTTGATTTTTTAGATCCTTTCCAAAGGGCCGACTATCTTGAGCTTGTATTCGACAGTCTTATGGGTTATATAAAAGGCGTATAG
- a CDS encoding 2-hydroxyacyl-CoA dehydratase, with amino-acid sequence MKFSHMAVISMRKILNVGVDIGSTTVKLVILDRKGEIVFSRYRRHLANIKDTLTNILDEAYQVIGNKTMTIAMTGSGGMRIAQAMNVAFVQEVIASTKSVEASIPYADVAIELGGEDAKITYFEGSIEQRMNGICAGGTGAFIDQMATLLKTDAMGLNELSSRSSNSYCIAARCGVFAKTDIQALMNDGTRREDIAASVFKAVAEQTITSLSCGKRIKGNVVLLGGPFHFLSELTKSFTRALGDGVTSVAVPENSNLFVAMGAALLSENEIPVNFIDIKHELMRAWNVESEELKSMPVLFANEAELMEFQEKNCAALPSEVSVKGFSGGCYLGIDSGSTTTKVVLIDQDARIVYSYYGNNLGTPLDTAKNVLIRIHKAFGDDIKIIGSAVTGYGEKLIQNAFDLDLGEVETVAHYKAAAHFEPNVDTIIDIGGQDMKCIRIKNKAIDSIMLNEACSSGCGSFIETFAKSLDMTMVEFVEKALKSKAPVDLGSRCTVFMNSRVKQAQKEGADVGDICAGLSYAVVKNALYKVIKLKDAESLGAHIVVQGGTFYNDAVLRCFEILTSKKVVRPPISGIMGAFGAALIAREKCSPESVSRMIKLENMEDFSFDVKAKKCPGCTNSCMLTINRFSDGKIFISGNRCEKGAGEEEKKTEGTNIYRYKYERIFAYTPRKAENARYGTIGIPRVLNMFENYPFWFTFFDELGFRVSLSDETTMDTYKLGMDTIASETVCYPAKLVHGHIAQLLNSGVKRIFYPCIMHEVKECSSADNHYNCPVVTSYPELVKMNMDGLMGYGVDFMNPFVPYADKKKLAIAMHEELRYLGIKYYQVRRAIRKAEAEDKRVKEDIRGMGKRVLEHIGRTGGKGIVLAGRPYHLDPGINRGIDRIITLLGMAVLTEDSVAHLAGFDEKLNVVDQWMYHSRLYRAASYVCSRKDIELVQLNSFGCGIDSITSDQVEEILKSGGKLYTVLKVDEVVNTGAVKIRLRSLCAAMKERDKQPKLAGSFGSGYRQDSRPVFTEQMRRSHTILCPQMSPVHFSFVQAAFGSEGYKLEVLRNMEHKIVETGLKYVNNDACYPALIVIGQIIDALNSGKYDIDTTAVIISQTGGGCRATNYISLLKKALSDAGYGKTPVLSLNALGMEKQPGFRLKPSLVKKLAYGIMYADLISSLALRTRPYEKISGAANMLYEKWIGLCTQTHAMSRFSEFKRNIRSMVSEFEHVEIHEKSIPRVGVVGEILVNYHPLANNGLVELLEREGAEAVLPNLTDFMLYSLYNSVYRSRKLSGGMVSRMKANAAISIIEAARDQVRSCLKGSKRFDAPLDIYSIAKKASEIVSLGNQTGEGWLLTGEIVKLVESGVNNVLCLQPFGCLPNHIAGKGVMKELKRRYSNLNIYAVDYDPGASEVNQLNRIKLMLSNSMNASNFRNKGDMPGRKQPRCMRISL; translated from the coding sequence GTGAAATTCAGCCATATGGCTGTGATTTCTATGAGAAAAATACTGAATGTCGGAGTCGATATAGGTTCAACAACGGTTAAACTGGTAATTCTGGACCGGAAGGGTGAGATTGTATTCAGCAGATACAGAAGGCATTTGGCGAATATCAAGGATACATTAACAAACATTCTCGATGAGGCGTATCAAGTGATAGGCAATAAAACAATGACAATAGCAATGACGGGCTCGGGGGGAATGCGAATTGCGCAGGCCATGAATGTTGCATTTGTGCAAGAGGTGATAGCTTCTACGAAATCGGTTGAGGCTAGCATTCCTTATGCTGATGTTGCTATCGAGCTTGGCGGAGAAGATGCTAAGATTACATATTTTGAAGGTTCGATAGAACAGAGGATGAATGGAATATGTGCCGGCGGCACGGGAGCCTTCATAGACCAGATGGCAACCTTGCTTAAAACCGACGCCATGGGTTTAAATGAATTGTCATCAAGGAGCTCAAATTCATATTGCATAGCTGCAAGATGCGGAGTGTTTGCAAAGACAGATATACAGGCATTGATGAATGACGGGACAAGAAGGGAAGACATAGCGGCATCTGTTTTCAAGGCTGTTGCAGAGCAAACAATAACAAGCCTGTCCTGTGGCAAAAGAATAAAGGGTAATGTAGTCCTCCTGGGGGGGCCTTTTCATTTTCTGAGCGAACTTACGAAGTCATTCACAAGAGCTTTGGGGGATGGCGTAACCAGCGTTGCAGTGCCGGAAAACTCAAATCTGTTTGTAGCCATGGGGGCTGCTTTGCTCTCTGAAAATGAAATACCTGTCAATTTTATAGATATAAAGCATGAACTAATGAGAGCTTGGAACGTTGAATCGGAAGAACTAAAGAGCATGCCTGTACTGTTTGCCAATGAGGCGGAGCTTATGGAGTTTCAAGAAAAAAATTGCGCGGCTTTACCGTCTGAAGTGAGCGTAAAGGGCTTTAGCGGCGGCTGCTATCTGGGAATTGATTCGGGTTCTACTACAACAAAGGTTGTGCTAATAGACCAGGATGCAAGAATCGTATATTCGTATTATGGAAACAATCTGGGCACACCTTTGGATACTGCAAAAAATGTCTTAATAAGAATACATAAAGCTTTTGGGGATGATATAAAAATAATAGGCTCTGCGGTAACAGGATACGGAGAAAAGCTCATACAAAACGCCTTTGATTTGGACTTGGGCGAAGTGGAAACCGTGGCTCACTATAAAGCGGCAGCTCATTTTGAACCGAATGTTGACACAATAATAGACATTGGCGGACAGGACATGAAATGTATAAGAATAAAAAACAAGGCCATAGACAGCATAATGCTTAATGAGGCATGTTCATCGGGCTGCGGATCTTTCATTGAGACGTTTGCAAAATCGCTTGATATGACAATGGTCGAGTTTGTAGAAAAGGCTTTGAAGTCAAAGGCTCCTGTTGATCTTGGATCCCGATGCACGGTATTCATGAATTCACGGGTAAAGCAGGCGCAAAAAGAGGGAGCGGATGTTGGCGACATATGTGCAGGGCTTTCATATGCCGTCGTAAAAAATGCCCTTTACAAAGTGATAAAACTAAAGGATGCAGAAAGCCTGGGAGCACACATAGTTGTCCAGGGAGGAACATTCTATAATGATGCAGTGCTGAGATGTTTTGAGATTCTGACGAGTAAAAAAGTTGTTAGACCTCCGATTTCAGGAATAATGGGAGCTTTTGGTGCGGCGCTTATAGCCAGGGAAAAATGCTCTCCTGAATCGGTGTCCAGGATGATAAAGCTGGAAAACATGGAGGATTTTTCGTTCGATGTTAAAGCCAAGAAATGCCCAGGATGCACAAACAGCTGCATGCTGACTATAAATAGATTTTCAGATGGAAAAATATTTATATCTGGAAACAGATGTGAAAAAGGTGCTGGCGAAGAAGAAAAGAAAACGGAAGGTACAAATATCTATAGATACAAATATGAACGTATATTCGCATACACTCCGAGAAAAGCTGAAAATGCCAGATACGGCACGATAGGGATACCGCGAGTTTTGAATATGTTTGAAAATTATCCTTTCTGGTTTACATTTTTTGATGAACTAGGTTTTAGAGTAAGTCTTTCGGATGAGACAACGATGGATACATACAAGCTAGGCATGGACACTATAGCATCCGAGACTGTATGCTATCCGGCAAAGCTTGTGCATGGTCATATTGCGCAGCTTCTGAATTCGGGGGTTAAGCGCATATTCTATCCATGCATAATGCATGAGGTGAAAGAGTGCTCATCAGCTGACAATCATTACAATTGCCCTGTGGTGACATCATACCCGGAACTTGTAAAAATGAACATGGATGGACTTATGGGATACGGGGTGGATTTTATGAATCCGTTTGTGCCTTATGCTGACAAGAAAAAGCTGGCAATTGCAATGCATGAGGAGCTTCGTTATTTGGGGATTAAGTACTATCAGGTCAGGCGGGCAATACGCAAGGCCGAGGCTGAGGACAAGCGTGTAAAGGAAGATATAAGAGGTATGGGCAAGCGCGTACTTGAACATATAGGCAGGACAGGCGGGAAAGGAATTGTGCTTGCCGGAAGGCCGTACCACCTGGATCCGGGTATAAACCGCGGAATAGATAGGATAATAACATTACTTGGGATGGCTGTGCTCACTGAGGATTCTGTGGCTCATCTTGCAGGTTTTGATGAAAAATTAAATGTAGTGGACCAGTGGATGTACCACTCCAGGCTATACAGAGCTGCAAGCTATGTCTGCTCCAGAAAAGACATTGAGCTTGTTCAGCTAAATTCTTTTGGTTGTGGGATTGATTCCATAACATCAGACCAGGTGGAAGAGATATTGAAAAGCGGCGGAAAACTATATACGGTGCTAAAAGTTGACGAAGTGGTAAATACGGGTGCCGTAAAGATAAGGCTAAGATCTCTTTGTGCCGCCATGAAAGAAAGAGACAAACAGCCAAAGCTGGCAGGTTCGTTTGGATCAGGTTACAGGCAAGACAGCAGACCTGTATTTACAGAGCAAATGAGGCGTTCGCATACCATACTTTGCCCGCAAATGTCGCCTGTACATTTCAGTTTCGTTCAGGCGGCATTTGGGAGTGAGGGCTACAAGCTCGAGGTTCTAAGAAACATGGAGCACAAAATAGTCGAAACTGGCCTTAAATACGTAAACAACGATGCATGCTATCCGGCGCTGATAGTAATAGGACAAATTATTGATGCTTTGAACTCCGGGAAATACGACATTGACACAACCGCAGTTATAATTTCTCAAACCGGAGGAGGCTGCAGAGCCACAAACTATATTTCACTGTTGAAAAAAGCCCTTTCGGACGCTGGATACGGTAAAACTCCAGTTTTATCTTTGAATGCTCTTGGGATGGAGAAACAGCCGGGCTTCAGACTTAAACCGTCGCTTGTAAAAAAGCTTGCATACGGGATTATGTATGCTGATTTAATCTCTAGCCTTGCATTGAGGACAAGGCCGTATGAGAAAATTTCCGGAGCTGCAAATATGCTTTATGAAAAATGGATAGGTTTATGTACGCAAACTCACGCCATGTCAAGGTTCTCCGAATTCAAAAGGAACATTAGATCTATGGTCAGCGAATTTGAACATGTAGAAATTCATGAAAAGAGCATACCGAGAGTTGGAGTCGTAGGAGAGATACTCGTCAATTATCATCCTCTGGCAAACAATGGACTCGTGGAGCTTTTGGAGCGGGAAGGCGCCGAAGCCGTGTTGCCAAACCTAACTGACTTTATGCTATACAGCCTCTACAACAGCGTTTACAGAAGCCGCAAGCTTTCGGGGGGGATGGTGTCCCGAATGAAGGCAAACGCCGCGATAAGCATAATAGAGGCTGCGAGGGATCAGGTGAGAAGCTGCCTCAAAGGCAGCAAAAGATTCGATGCGCCATTAGACATATACAGCATAGCAAAAAAGGCATCCGAGATTGTTTCTCTTGGGAACCAAACTGGAGAAGGTTGGCTGTTGACAGGTGAGATAGTAAAGCTTGTTGAATCGGGTGTGAACAATGTACTCTGCCTTCAGCCATTTGGCTGCCTTCCAAATCATATTGCAGGAAAAGGAGTTATGAAGGAACTTAAAAGAAGGTATTCTAATTTGAACATATACGCTGTGGATTACGATCCCGGAGCAAGCGAGGTAAACCAGCTCAACAGGATAAAGCTTATGCTCTCAAATTCAATGAATGCTTCGAATTTTAGGAATAAAGGCGATATGCCAGGAAGAAAACAACCAAGATGCATGAGGATAAGCTTATAG